CTTGCTCTGCGCCAGTTGTGGTTCAAGCTCTCCAGCTATTGATGACCCTAGAGCGCAGGACGATACAAAAAAAGAAGAAGTGCAAGATAATCGAGAAATTTTACGAGAGTATAACCAAGAGAGTTTAGAACTCATCACAGGGCTGATGGAGCAAGCTGCATTAGATTATTACGACACTGGCAGCTACCAATATCCTATTCGTCCGGGGTTAGACACATGGGCATTACTATCGACTAAAGGAATGGTATATGTTTCAAGCGTGCCGGAAGATATTTTACCCCTGCTTGATCAACAAGCCTTGCTGCAATTAGCCGCAGATCACCCTATGTTTGCAAACATACTGGCTTACGACGAGTTTTCTGGGTTTCTTAGTGCCTTCAAGCGGTATTGCAATGCATTGGCGTATTTACTGGAAGAGTCTGACGCAGAAAGCTTTTTACTAGAGCAATATTTAACTTCACCGATTGACGGTAATGAGAGTGATCATATTAAAAAGATTCTGCTGGGCGCTCTGCTATCAGAGCAAGCGAGCTTAACTAACCATGTCGATAATAGAGACTTTGTGCAAAGTCTGTATGAAAAGTTTAGCTATCAATTAAATTTGCTAACCCTTGATGAATTTATCTACTATCAACCTTCTTTAAATGTCTCTTTGGCCTTAGCTATCCCCGTATTGAAAAATGGCGGTTATTTACCTACAAAATTTAAAGACGGTACAACGGCTCCATTTAATGAGTTATTATTAAGTGATGAGCAGTTAGAGCTACTACAGCGCGAAGACGGTAGTTTTCATCGAGTAGATATTGATGCGTTTATCATAGATCTATTGCAGACTTACCTTGAGAATTGGTGATCAATAATTAAATCAATGCCCAAAGCTCAATACAGGGAAGCCACATCAAGCAGAAAACATACGTTTTGGTGGGGGTGAACCCCACCCTACAAGAGCTTAGCAATTAGCCCCGATAGCTCAGGAATACACGAGCCGCAGTTTGTGCCGCATTTAAGTACCTTACCCAATTTTTCCGGCGTATCGGCACCTTCGGCAACGGCTGCCTTGATCTGGTTTTCACCAATTTGAAAACAAGAACAGACAATAGCGCCTGGCGAGGCTGAGTCATCTCCTGGTTGACCGGCTAACCAAGTAAATCGCTCTAATGGCTCTGGTGTTTCACCTAACAAGCCACTTAACCAGGCAAATGTAGGTAAGGTGAATGTTGAGGCGGCAACCACAAACGCGACTTGTAATTGCCCATCAATAAAGCCCAATGCTCGATAACCAGCATTGCTTGGATCATGCATATCTACCCAATCATTAATTTCGGGAAAGGTTTGTTGTAACCATACAGGCCAATCCTGCGCTGCCGCTTGATCAGCAAAAGGATAACAAGCGCCTTTATCTACTGAGACTTTAGCCCAGTATTGGCTGTCAGGTTGAAAATTAGCATCACGTGTAACAATAAAACCGTGATAGTTAACTTCAAATTTTCTGACACGCGCTGGGCTGTGTTTAAACTCGGGCTGACCACACAAAGGGTCGACATTATCTAAAACTAAAGCCCCTACCCGACTATGAGCGGCAAATGCATCATTCCAATGCATAGGGATAAATACATCACCCACTCGTTGATCTTCGGTTAATCTTGCGCGCCCTAAATAAGTACTGCCTTGATTTTGGCACTCAACCAAATCATTTTCTGCAATATTTAATCGCGCGGCATCTTGCGGGTTGATCTGCACAAAAGGCTCTGCAATATGAGTGAGTAAGCGTGCCACTTTGCCGGTACGAGCCATGGTATGCCATTGATCGCGGATCCGCCCTGTATTCATCACAAATTCATTTGGCCTCGCTTGTTCCGATGGCAAGCGGGCGGTAATTGGCACAAATTGCGCTTTACCATTGGCGGTATAAAACTGACCATCGCTAAACAAACGACGCGAACCTTGCGGATTGGCTTGATTAACCGGCCATTGCACTGGTTTTAAGTTTTCATACTCAGCTTGGCTGATATTCGCAAAATAAGAAATATCAAACGCGCGATTGTAACTTTGTTGGCGCTGATACCCTGACAAGGCCGCATGCTCAGCAAAAATTTGGTAGGGATGATTAAAATCAAACGCCTGCTCAAAACCCATGTATTTGGCAAAATCACAAATAATTTGCCAATCATTTTTGGCTTCACCCGGTGCGGCAAAAAACGGTTGTTGACGACTAATGGTGCGATCAGAGTTGGTAACCGTTCCCGATTTTTCGCCCCAAGTTGAAGCCGGTAGCAATACATCGGCTAAGTTACCGGTATCTGTATTATCGTTACAATCACTCACCACCACTAGCTGACATTTTTGCAATGCGCGTTTAACTTTGTCAGCATTCGGCATACTAACAACCGGATTAGTCCCCATTATCCATACAGCTTTAACTTGGCCACGATCAATTGCATCAAATAGGTCGACCGCTTTTAAACCCTCTTGCCGGGCCATATTGCTGGCCTGCCAAAAGGTTGCAAGGCGGTCTATATCACTGTCGTTAAAACTCATGTGAGCAGCCAACTGGTTAGCTAAACCGCCCACCTCTCGCCCCCCCATGGCATTCGGTTGACCCGTGATAGAAAACGGCGCTGCACCTTCGCGACCAATTTTACCTGTCGCTAAATGACAATTGATAATGGCATTGCCTTTATCAACACCTGACGAAGACTGGTTAATACCTTGCGAGAACAAAGAAACCACTTTTGAGTTGTTGGCAAAAATTTCATAAGCCGCGCGCACATCTGCCTCGGGTAAATCACAAATGTTAGCTACGGTTGCTATATCCGGTGCTTGTTGCCTTGCCGCGGCGATACTTTGCGCGAAACCTTGAGTATGTTGCGCAATAAAGGTCTTATCCAAATAATCTTGATCGACCAAAAACGTCAGTAAACCGTTGTAAAAATACGCATCCGTGCCGGGTTTTAATGGCAAGTGGAGATCAGCAATGTCACAAGTTGCCGTACGCCGCGGATCAATCACGACAATTTTAATGTCGCGCTCTTGCTTGGCTTTGTTTATACGCTGAAAAACAATAGGATGGGCATAAGCCGCATTAGAGCCGACAAAAAATACCGCATCTGTGCTGTCTATATCTTCATATGTGCCTGGTACCGCATCGGCACCAAATGCACGTTTATGCGCGACTACAGCCGACGCCATACACAAGCGTGAGTTAGTATCAATATTGGCTGTACCCAAAAAACCTTTTGCCAGTTTATTGGCAACATAATAGTCTTCGGTCAACAGCTGACCAGACAAGTAAAAAGCCACTGAATTAGGGCCATGCTCAGCTATGATTTGTTTAAAGCCGTCTGCAACATGCTGTAAAGCTTCGTGCCATGTACGAGTTTGGCCATTAATTTTCGGGCTTAGCAAGCGATTTTGTAAGTTTGCCGTTTCATGTAACGATGAGCCTTTAACGCATAACCGCCCTTGGTTTGCTGGGTGATCTTGACGACCCTCTACTGCCACTAATTTGTTGTTTTTTATGGTGGCCTTTACCCCGCACCCCACACCGCAATATGGGCATGTGG
This genomic window from Saccharobesus litoralis contains:
- a CDS encoding nitrate reductase yields the protein MTVIFSTSDIDTIKTQNTTCPYCGVGCGVKATIKNNKLVAVEGRQDHPANQGRLCVKGSSLHETANLQNRLLSPKINGQTRTWHEALQHVADGFKQIIAEHGPNSVAFYLSGQLLTEDYYVANKLAKGFLGTANIDTNSRLCMASAVVAHKRAFGADAVPGTYEDIDSTDAVFFVGSNAAYAHPIVFQRINKAKQERDIKIVVIDPRRTATCDIADLHLPLKPGTDAYFYNGLLTFLVDQDYLDKTFIAQHTQGFAQSIAAARQQAPDIATVANICDLPEADVRAAYEIFANNSKVVSLFSQGINQSSSGVDKGNAIINCHLATGKIGREGAAPFSITGQPNAMGGREVGGLANQLAAHMSFNDSDIDRLATFWQASNMARQEGLKAVDLFDAIDRGQVKAVWIMGTNPVVSMPNADKVKRALQKCQLVVVSDCNDNTDTGNLADVLLPASTWGEKSGTVTNSDRTISRQQPFFAAPGEAKNDWQIICDFAKYMGFEQAFDFNHPYQIFAEHAALSGYQRQQSYNRAFDISYFANISQAEYENLKPVQWPVNQANPQGSRRLFSDGQFYTANGKAQFVPITARLPSEQARPNEFVMNTGRIRDQWHTMARTGKVARLLTHIAEPFVQINPQDAARLNIAENDLVECQNQGSTYLGRARLTEDQRVGDVFIPMHWNDAFAAHSRVGALVLDNVDPLCGQPEFKHSPARVRKFEVNYHGFIVTRDANFQPDSQYWAKVSVDKGACYPFADQAAAQDWPVWLQQTFPEINDWVDMHDPSNAGYRALGFIDGQLQVAFVVAASTFTLPTFAWLSGLLGETPEPLERFTWLAGQPGDDSASPGAIVCSCFQIGENQIKAAVAEGADTPEKLGKVLKCGTNCGSCIPELSGLIAKLL